In Vibrio diazotrophicus, the following proteins share a genomic window:
- the rhlB gene encoding ATP-dependent RNA helicase RhlB produces MKKTHITEQKFADLDLHPQVIEGLEKKGFEFCTPIQALALPVLLTGQDIAGQAQTGTGKTIAFLAATFNHLLKTPEIEGRKVTQPRAIIMAPTRELAIQIFNDADSLVASTGLKAALAYGGESYDKQLGKLQEGVDILIGTTGRIIDFYKQRVFNLNNIQAVVLDEADRMFDLGFIKDIRFLFRRMPEPKDRLNMLFSATLSYRVQELAFEHMHNPEHVVVEPEQKTGHRIKEELFYPSNEHKMALLQTLVEEDWPDRAIIFANTKHRCENIWGALAADGHRVGLLTGDVPQKKRERILEQFTQGEVDILVATDVAARGLHIPQVTHVFNYDLPDDCEDYVHRIGRTGRAGASGHSISFACEEYAINLTAIEEYTGHSIPVSDYDPSALLTNLPKPLTLRSSSPQRRTNTGGSRNGNRKPQRRPRAPQKPKDS; encoded by the coding sequence ATGAAAAAGACACATATCACAGAGCAAAAATTCGCCGACTTGGATTTACATCCCCAAGTAATTGAAGGATTGGAAAAAAAAGGGTTCGAATTCTGTACCCCTATCCAAGCGTTGGCGTTGCCGGTACTGCTCACCGGCCAAGACATTGCAGGCCAGGCCCAAACGGGAACTGGTAAAACCATCGCGTTTCTCGCTGCGACTTTTAACCATTTGCTAAAAACACCCGAAATTGAAGGACGTAAAGTCACTCAGCCTCGTGCAATTATTATGGCTCCGACGCGTGAACTCGCGATTCAGATCTTTAATGATGCAGACTCGCTTGTGGCGAGTACCGGTCTTAAAGCTGCACTGGCTTATGGTGGCGAAAGCTACGATAAACAGCTAGGTAAACTTCAAGAAGGCGTGGATATCCTGATTGGCACAACAGGCCGTATCATCGATTTCTACAAGCAACGCGTTTTCAATTTGAACAACATTCAAGCTGTGGTTCTGGATGAAGCAGACCGTATGTTTGATTTGGGTTTCATTAAAGACATCCGTTTCTTATTCCGCCGTATGCCTGAACCGAAAGATCGTTTGAACATGCTGTTCTCTGCGACCTTATCTTACCGCGTTCAAGAATTGGCATTTGAACACATGCATAACCCAGAGCACGTGGTGGTAGAGCCTGAACAGAAAACAGGTCACCGTATTAAAGAAGAGTTGTTCTACCCTTCTAATGAACACAAAATGGCACTTCTACAAACTTTGGTTGAGGAAGATTGGCCGGATCGCGCCATTATTTTTGCAAACACTAAACACCGTTGTGAAAACATCTGGGGTGCTCTTGCAGCCGATGGTCATCGTGTAGGCTTGCTAACAGGTGATGTTCCACAGAAAAAACGTGAACGCATTTTAGAGCAGTTTACTCAAGGGGAAGTAGATATTCTGGTTGCTACAGATGTGGCAGCGCGTGGTCTACACATCCCACAAGTAACACACGTATTTAACTACGATCTACCAGATGATTGTGAAGATTACGTTCACCGTATTGGCCGTACTGGTCGTGCAGGTGCAAGTGGTCACTCAATTTCATTTGCATGTGAAGAGTATGCTATCAACCTGACTGCAATTGAAGAATACACTGGACACTCTATTCCTGTGTCTGATTACGATCCATCCGCACTACTGACGAATTTGCCGAAACCTTTAACGTTACGCTCATCGTCACCACAGCGCCGCACGAATACAGGCGGTTCTCGCAACGGAAATCGTAAGCCACAAAGACGCCCTCGCGCGCCACAAAAGCCAAAGGATTCGTAA
- the rho gene encoding transcription termination factor Rho encodes MNLTELKNRPVSDLVKLGESLGLENLARLRKQDIIFAILKAHAKSGEDIFGDGVLEILQDGFGFLRSADSSYLAGPDDIYVSPSQIRRFNLRTGDSIAGKIRPPKEGERYFALLKVNTVNHDKPDNARNKILFENLTPLHANERMVMERGNGSTEDITARVLDLASPIGKGQRGLIVAPPKAGKTMLLQNIAQSIANNHPECELMVLLIDERPEEVTEMQRLVKGEVIASTFDEPASRHVQVAEMVIEKAKRLVEHKKDVVILLDSITRLARAYNTVIPSSGKVLTGGVDANALHRPKRFFGAARNVEEGGSLTIIATALVDTGSKMDEVIYEEFKGTGNMELHLNRKIAEKRVFPAIDFNRSGTRREELLTKPDELQKMWILRKIVHPMGESDAMEFLIDKLAMTKTNDEFFDAMRRQ; translated from the coding sequence ATGAATCTAACAGAACTGAAGAACAGACCCGTATCTGATCTTGTCAAACTTGGTGAGAGCCTAGGCTTAGAAAACCTTGCGCGCCTGAGAAAACAAGACATTATTTTTGCCATCTTAAAAGCGCACGCGAAGAGCGGTGAAGATATCTTCGGCGACGGTGTTTTGGAAATTCTTCAAGACGGTTTTGGTTTCTTGCGCAGCGCGGACAGTTCCTACCTTGCTGGCCCAGATGATATCTACGTATCTCCAAGCCAAATTCGTCGTTTCAACCTACGTACAGGTGATTCGATTGCCGGGAAAATTCGCCCGCCAAAAGAAGGTGAACGTTACTTTGCACTATTGAAAGTGAACACTGTTAACCACGACAAACCTGATAACGCACGTAACAAAATCCTATTTGAGAACTTAACTCCGCTACACGCCAATGAGCGTATGGTAATGGAGCGTGGTAATGGCTCGACTGAAGACATTACAGCACGTGTTCTTGATCTTGCTTCTCCTATCGGTAAAGGTCAACGTGGTCTGATTGTAGCTCCGCCAAAAGCGGGTAAAACTATGTTGCTACAAAACATCGCCCAAAGTATTGCTAATAACCACCCAGAATGTGAATTGATGGTACTTCTTATTGACGAACGTCCTGAAGAAGTAACAGAGATGCAACGCCTTGTAAAAGGTGAAGTGATCGCTTCAACGTTTGATGAGCCAGCGTCTCGTCACGTTCAAGTTGCAGAAATGGTTATTGAAAAAGCCAAACGTCTTGTTGAACACAAGAAGGACGTTGTTATCCTTCTTGACTCTATCACCCGTCTAGCGCGTGCATACAACACAGTAATCCCTTCATCAGGTAAAGTTCTTACCGGTGGTGTGGACGCTAACGCATTGCACCGTCCAAAACGTTTCTTCGGTGCAGCTCGTAATGTAGAAGAAGGTGGTAGCTTAACTATCATTGCTACAGCGCTAGTTGATACTGGTTCTAAGATGGATGAAGTGATTTACGAAGAGTTCAAAGGTACAGGTAACATGGAACTGCACTTGAACCGTAAGATTGCAGAAAAACGCGTTTTCCCTGCAATTGACTTCAACCGTTCTGGTACTCGTCGTGAAGAGTTATTAACTAAGCCTGATGAGCTGCAAAAAATGTGGATTCTGCGTAAGATTGTTCACCCTATGGGCGAAAGTGACGCAATGGAATTCCTCATCGACAAGCTGGCAATGACCAAAACCAATGATGAATTCTTTGACGCAATGCGCCGTCAGTAA
- the trxA gene encoding thioredoxin TrxA encodes MSDKILQLSDDGFENDVIKAAGPVLVDFWAEWCGPCKMIAPILDEIAEEYEGKLTIGKLNIDHNAGTPPKFGIRGIPTLLLFKDGSVAATKVGALSKTQLKEFLDANL; translated from the coding sequence ATGAGTGATAAAATTTTGCAGCTATCTGATGATGGTTTCGAGAACGATGTAATCAAAGCTGCAGGTCCTGTTCTAGTTGATTTTTGGGCAGAATGGTGTGGTCCTTGTAAGATGATTGCTCCTATTCTTGATGAAATCGCAGAAGAATACGAAGGTAAACTCACTATCGGTAAATTGAATATCGACCACAACGCAGGTACGCCACCTAAGTTCGGTATTCGTGGTATTCCTACGCTATTGCTATTTAAAGATGGCAGCGTAGCAGCGACAAAAGTAGGTGCGCTGTCTAAAACTCAACTAAAAGAGTTCTTGGACGCAAACCTATAA
- the ubiD gene encoding 4-hydroxy-3-polyprenylbenzoate decarboxylase has translation MSFKNLRDFLDHLEAHGQLKRISHPIDPHYEMTEISDRTLRQAGPALLFENPIGYDVPVLTNLFGTPERVAIGMGRENVQDLREVGKLLAYLKEPEPPRGFRDALDKLPVFKQVLNMPAKKLRKAPCQDIIWQGGDVDLDKIPVMSCWADDVAPLLTWGLTITRGPNKKRQNLGIYRQQKIAKNKVIMRWLAHRGGALDLREWMEANPGKNFPVSVAFGADPATILGAVTPVPDTLSEYAFAGLLRGSKTEVVKSISNDLEVPASAEIVLEGYIDPNEYADEGPYGDHTGYYNEVERHHVFTVTHITMRNEPIYHSTYTGRPPDEPAVLGVALNEVFVPILQKQFPEIVDFYLPPEGCSYRMAVVTMKKQYPGHAKRVMMGVWSFLRQFMYTKYVVVLDESVNSRDWNSVTQAMCEHMDPARDTLMIENTPIDSLDFASPVAGLGSKMGLDATIKWDAELAMTPKVEARPSHEIKSADIEEFKRRYPQVEDIYFPPTTENRIAIVSMRKYAAGESKALLESVWTFLAEYTDAKFVVLCDDDVNVRDWNDIIWAITTRMDPARDTYVIPATNGAVSKLGLDATNKFEGEVFREWGTPIHKDPKLVAKIDALWDELGIL, from the coding sequence ATGAGCTTTAAAAACTTACGTGATTTCTTAGACCATCTCGAAGCACACGGACAACTCAAACGTATTTCTCATCCCATTGATCCGCATTATGAAATGACGGAAATCAGTGACCGAACACTACGTCAAGCTGGTCCGGCTTTGCTGTTTGAAAACCCTATTGGTTACGATGTTCCTGTACTGACGAACCTATTTGGTACGCCAGAGCGTGTTGCCATAGGGATGGGACGTGAAAACGTTCAGGATTTACGTGAAGTTGGAAAACTGTTGGCATATCTGAAAGAGCCCGAGCCGCCTCGTGGGTTTCGTGATGCTCTGGATAAACTCCCAGTCTTCAAGCAAGTTCTGAACATGCCAGCCAAAAAGCTGCGTAAAGCACCGTGTCAGGACATAATTTGGCAGGGAGGGGATGTTGATTTAGATAAAATTCCGGTGATGAGTTGTTGGGCTGATGATGTTGCTCCTCTTTTAACTTGGGGGTTGACCATCACTAGAGGCCCAAATAAAAAACGCCAGAATCTGGGCATCTATCGTCAACAAAAGATCGCGAAGAATAAAGTTATTATGCGCTGGTTAGCTCATCGTGGCGGAGCGCTTGACCTTAGAGAGTGGATGGAAGCAAATCCAGGAAAGAACTTCCCTGTTTCGGTCGCTTTTGGTGCTGATCCTGCCACTATCTTAGGTGCTGTTACCCCAGTGCCGGATACGCTATCCGAATATGCTTTCGCAGGTTTACTACGAGGCAGCAAAACCGAAGTGGTTAAATCAATCAGCAATGATTTGGAGGTGCCAGCCAGTGCTGAAATAGTACTGGAAGGTTACATTGACCCGAATGAGTACGCGGACGAAGGCCCTTATGGTGATCACACGGGTTACTATAATGAAGTAGAAAGACATCATGTCTTCACTGTGACTCACATTACTATGCGTAATGAGCCTATTTACCACAGTACTTATACTGGTCGTCCGCCAGATGAACCCGCAGTTCTAGGTGTTGCGCTTAATGAAGTCTTTGTGCCTATTCTTCAAAAGCAGTTTCCTGAAATCGTAGACTTCTACCTACCGCCCGAAGGTTGTTCTTACCGTATGGCTGTAGTGACAATGAAAAAGCAATACCCAGGTCATGCTAAGCGAGTCATGATGGGAGTGTGGTCTTTCTTACGTCAGTTCATGTACACCAAATATGTTGTTGTGCTTGATGAAAGCGTAAATTCTCGAGACTGGAATTCCGTGACCCAAGCCATGTGTGAACATATGGATCCGGCACGCGATACATTAATGATAGAGAATACGCCAATCGATTCGTTGGATTTTGCTTCTCCTGTGGCTGGTTTAGGTTCCAAGATGGGCTTAGATGCAACGATTAAATGGGATGCGGAACTTGCGATGACGCCTAAAGTCGAAGCTCGACCTTCGCACGAAATAAAGAGTGCGGATATTGAAGAGTTCAAACGACGTTATCCGCAAGTTGAAGATATCTATTTCCCGCCGACAACTGAAAATCGCATCGCCATAGTTTCAATGCGTAAATATGCTGCCGGTGAGTCAAAAGCTCTGTTGGAATCAGTGTGGACATTTTTGGCAGAGTACACGGACGCTAAGTTCGTTGTATTGTGCGATGATGATGTGAATGTCCGAGATTGGAATGATATTATCTGGGCTATCACAACAAGAATGGATCCTGCTCGAGATACCTACGTCATTCCTGCTACAAATGGAGCTGTGTCAAAACTAGGTTTGGACGCAACCAATAAATTTGAGGGTGAAGTATTTCGGGAGTGGGGAACACCAATTCATAAAGATCCTAAGTTGGTAGCGAAAATCGATGCCCTTTGGGATGAACTAGGAATTCTATGA
- a CDS encoding hybrid sensor histidine kinase/response regulator encodes MQGWLVVPVSLAYLGVLFLIAWYGDRQTRWLAKWRPWIYSLSIAVYCTSWTFYGTVGQASENPWSFLPIYIAPIIVFTFGWRILARLILIAKREHITSIADFIAARYGKSQGLAVAVTLIAVAGILPYIALQLRGITMGLNIIAPDLGTHFGYQDDNVSWFVVLALALFTMLFGTRHIDNTEHHRGMMMAIAFESIVKLVAFLVVGMFILYLALREQDVALLDVARETYQAPNWPTLIIHTVLTMIAIICLPRQFHTMVVENERAQDLHTARWLFPSYLILMGIFVLPIAWVGQSLLSGTSPDTFVISVPVAVGANDIALLAFLGGTSAASGMVIVSTIALAIMASNDLVMPLLLRRMRLSQRNHRHFSGLLVIIRRTLILLLLMGAWGFYLVLDTIPSLSAIGFLSFSAITQFAPALIGGMYWREGNRKGVYVGLLVGFTLWLITLMSATNMLAGDHESNVLLWVITPPQFLGNMGLENSDWGMLLSVTLNSICYVVISIATRSSLSERLQSASFVGTPLPENENISLYQSRVTVAELEMLASRFVGRQRVRAAFGQYWDQQRETLMPNQQAPATLIRHTERVLAGVFGASSAKLVLTSALQGRNMQLEEVATIVDEASELYDFTRGLLQGAIEHIGQGIAVVDKQLRLVAWNQRYLELFDFPPGLIQVGRPIADVIRHNAQQGLCGPGDPEEHVRRRVYHLEQGTRHTSSRIRPDGRVIEVQGNPMPGGGFVMSFTDITVFRDAERTLKEANENLEERVLERTRELEALNKKLVSATQRSEQESQSKSRFLAAVSHDLMQPLNAARLFASSLSEVAQEEESKRLSRHIESALSAAEDLIGDLLDISRLESGKLEVHLQSFKVNDVLSNLKAEFEALAHQQGVNFSTVSSSLYVHSDPKLLRRVIQNFLTNAFRYNPKGKVVLGVRRVAGRVRIDVWDNGIGIEQDKQQEIFEEFNRGSQVRSDQGLGLGLAISKGIAFVLGHEISMRSWPDQGSVFSLTLDKAEPHEVVPQKAAVLEAVHDLAHLRVLCVDNEQDILVGMQTLLERWGCEVKTALDIKQSMKALDNQWIPDVIFSDYRLDNGRTGLEVLQQCRLRLGDCFEGVIISADRSPDILDGIKSNGFSFMAKPVKPLKLRALLNRIG; translated from the coding sequence ATGCAGGGTTGGTTGGTGGTTCCAGTCTCACTCGCTTATTTAGGCGTGCTGTTTCTTATCGCATGGTATGGCGATCGTCAAACTCGTTGGTTGGCGAAATGGCGACCTTGGATATACAGCCTATCGATTGCGGTTTACTGCACCTCATGGACCTTTTATGGCACGGTGGGGCAAGCCAGTGAGAACCCGTGGTCATTTTTACCGATTTATATCGCCCCAATTATCGTCTTTACGTTTGGCTGGCGCATATTAGCTCGTCTGATCCTGATTGCGAAACGGGAACACATCACTTCAATTGCTGACTTTATTGCCGCACGTTATGGGAAATCGCAGGGCTTAGCAGTTGCCGTCACTCTGATTGCGGTTGCTGGCATACTGCCGTATATCGCGTTGCAGCTGCGCGGTATTACCATGGGGTTAAATATCATTGCTCCTGATCTGGGTACGCATTTTGGTTATCAGGATGACAATGTTTCTTGGTTTGTGGTTCTGGCATTAGCGCTGTTTACCATGCTGTTTGGTACCCGCCATATTGATAATACCGAACACCACCGAGGCATGATGATGGCGATTGCTTTTGAATCGATCGTCAAGCTGGTTGCGTTTCTGGTCGTGGGAATGTTCATCCTCTATCTTGCATTACGAGAACAAGATGTCGCGTTGTTGGATGTGGCGCGAGAAACCTATCAGGCTCCGAACTGGCCAACGTTAATTATCCACACCGTTTTAACTATGATAGCCATCATCTGCTTGCCTCGTCAGTTTCATACCATGGTGGTAGAAAACGAGCGTGCGCAAGACCTGCACACTGCGCGTTGGCTTTTCCCTTCTTATTTGATTCTGATGGGAATATTCGTTCTGCCGATTGCATGGGTGGGGCAGAGTTTATTGAGTGGCACATCACCGGATACTTTCGTTATTAGTGTCCCTGTTGCTGTAGGTGCGAATGATATTGCTTTGCTGGCGTTCCTTGGTGGCACTTCTGCCGCTTCTGGAATGGTGATTGTCTCGACTATCGCATTAGCGATTATGGCGTCCAATGATCTGGTAATGCCTTTACTGCTGCGTCGCATGCGCTTGTCACAGCGAAATCACCGACACTTTTCCGGTCTGCTGGTCATCATTCGTCGCACTTTGATCTTGTTGTTATTGATGGGGGCGTGGGGATTCTATCTGGTTTTGGATACTATTCCTTCGCTGTCTGCCATTGGCTTTTTGTCTTTCTCTGCCATTACTCAGTTTGCTCCTGCATTAATTGGTGGTATGTACTGGCGAGAAGGAAACCGCAAAGGGGTTTATGTCGGTCTCTTGGTGGGCTTCACCTTGTGGCTGATCACTCTGATGAGCGCAACCAATATGCTGGCGGGCGACCATGAAAGTAACGTGCTGTTGTGGGTGATCACGCCGCCTCAGTTCCTTGGCAACATGGGGTTAGAAAATTCCGACTGGGGTATGTTGCTGAGCGTTACTCTGAACAGTATCTGTTATGTGGTGATTTCTATCGCGACACGCTCAAGTTTAAGTGAGCGATTACAGTCGGCATCTTTCGTTGGCACACCGTTGCCGGAAAACGAAAACATCAGTTTGTATCAAAGCCGTGTAACCGTCGCCGAGCTTGAAATGCTGGCATCGCGATTTGTTGGACGACAAAGAGTGCGCGCGGCATTTGGTCAGTATTGGGATCAGCAACGTGAAACTCTGATGCCCAATCAGCAAGCACCGGCAACATTAATTCGTCATACGGAACGTGTTCTTGCTGGTGTGTTTGGCGCTTCGTCTGCCAAGTTAGTGCTTACTTCTGCTTTGCAAGGCCGCAATATGCAGCTGGAAGAGGTGGCAACCATCGTTGATGAAGCCTCTGAACTTTATGACTTCACCCGCGGCTTGTTGCAGGGGGCGATAGAACATATTGGGCAGGGCATTGCGGTAGTCGATAAACAACTTCGGCTGGTGGCTTGGAACCAACGTTATCTGGAACTGTTTGATTTTCCTCCGGGTCTGATACAAGTCGGAAGACCGATAGCCGATGTCATTCGTCATAATGCTCAACAGGGTTTGTGTGGACCGGGCGATCCTGAAGAACATGTACGTCGAAGGGTTTATCACTTAGAGCAAGGGACTCGCCATACCTCTTCGCGTATTCGCCCTGATGGCCGAGTGATTGAAGTACAAGGAAACCCAATGCCCGGTGGTGGTTTCGTTATGAGCTTTACCGATATCACTGTGTTCCGAGATGCAGAGCGTACACTGAAAGAAGCGAATGAAAATCTTGAAGAAAGAGTACTAGAGCGGACTCGCGAGCTGGAAGCACTGAACAAAAAACTCGTTTCCGCCACACAGCGTTCTGAGCAAGAATCGCAATCTAAATCGCGATTTTTAGCTGCGGTCAGCCACGATTTGATGCAGCCGCTCAATGCTGCAAGATTATTTGCATCTTCACTTTCCGAGGTTGCTCAGGAAGAAGAGTCGAAGCGTTTGTCTCGTCATATTGAAAGTGCGCTTAGTGCTGCTGAAGATTTGATTGGTGACTTACTCGATATTTCTCGTTTGGAGTCTGGCAAACTTGAAGTGCATTTGCAGAGCTTCAAGGTGAATGATGTGCTTTCCAATTTGAAAGCGGAATTCGAAGCGCTGGCACATCAACAAGGGGTCAATTTCAGTACGGTATCTTCCTCGTTGTATGTTCACTCTGATCCTAAGCTGCTGCGTAGAGTTATTCAAAATTTCTTAACCAATGCTTTTCGCTACAACCCGAAAGGCAAGGTTGTATTAGGTGTAAGAAGAGTCGCTGGTAGGGTGCGTATCGATGTTTGGGACAACGGCATCGGGATAGAACAAGATAAACAACAAGAGATTTTCGAAGAATTTAACCGAGGCAGTCAAGTACGTTCAGACCAAGGTTTAGGATTAGGCTTAGCGATTTCGAAAGGGATTGCGTTTGTGTTAGGCCATGAAATATCAATGCGTTCTTGGCCGGATCAAGGCAGTGTGTTCTCGCTTACTTTGGATAAAGCTGAGCCACATGAGGTGGTTCCGCAAAAAGCAGCGGTATTGGAAGCGGTGCATGATTTGGCGCATTTACGTGTGTTGTGTGTGGATAACGAACAAGACATTTTAGTGGGCATGCAGACCTTGTTGGAACGCTGGGGGTGTGAGGTAAAAACGGCGCTCGACATCAAGCAGAGTATGAAGGCTCTTGATAACCAATGGATCCCTGATGTGATTTTCTCTGATTATCGCCTTGATAATGGACGTACCGGATTAGAAGTGCTCCAGCAGTGCCGATTGCGTCTAGGTGATTGCTTTGAAGGGGTGATCATCAGTGCCGACCGCAGTCCGGATATTCTGGATGGTATTAAATCCAACGGCTTTAGCTTTATGGCCAAACCCGTTAAACCGTTGAAGTTAAGAGCTCTATTGAATCGTATTGGATAA
- a CDS encoding 2Fe-2S iron-sulfur cluster-binding protein: protein MTFTVRLLPSELQFEVEKGQTILEAALNQQIPFPHRCQVGACAACLCRKVEGDVTYHLEPMLTEKEQAEGWIFPCQAIAESHLVLTFEE, encoded by the coding sequence ATGACTTTTACTGTACGTTTGCTGCCAAGCGAGCTTCAGTTTGAAGTTGAAAAAGGGCAAACGATATTGGAGGCTGCGCTCAACCAGCAGATTCCATTTCCTCATCGTTGCCAAGTTGGGGCATGTGCTGCATGCCTGTGCCGTAAAGTGGAAGGTGATGTAACTTACCATCTAGAGCCTATGCTTACAGAGAAAGAGCAAGCTGAAGGATGGATATTCCCCTGCCAAGCTATAGCAGAAAGTCATTTGGTACTTACTTTTGAAGAGTAA
- the fre gene encoding NAD(P)H-flavin reductase: MTIKCKVKSIQSLASNTYQILLHPEQPVTFKAGQYLMVVMGEKDKRPFSIASSPCRHEGELELHIGAAEHNAYAIEVVQLMREALEKQLEVEIDAPHGDAWVREESKSPILLIAGGTGFSYVRSILDHCIAQNKANPIYLYWGARDESQLYALTELEQVAAKHENVHFIPVVEEAGTNWQGKVGNVLQAISSDFDSLADFDIYIAGRFEMAGAAREQFTQNKQALSEKMFADAYAFI, encoded by the coding sequence ATGACCATTAAATGTAAAGTAAAGTCGATACAGTCTTTAGCCAGTAACACATATCAAATATTGCTCCATCCTGAACAGCCAGTCACTTTCAAAGCTGGTCAGTACTTAATGGTGGTGATGGGCGAGAAAGATAAGCGTCCTTTTTCAATCGCGAGTAGTCCTTGTCGTCACGAGGGCGAGCTTGAGTTGCACATTGGTGCTGCGGAGCATAATGCTTACGCAATTGAAGTTGTTCAACTGATGCGTGAAGCTTTAGAGAAGCAACTTGAAGTTGAAATTGATGCACCACATGGCGATGCATGGGTTAGAGAAGAGAGTAAAAGCCCGATATTGCTTATTGCTGGCGGCACTGGTTTTAGCTACGTTCGTTCAATCTTGGATCACTGCATCGCCCAAAATAAAGCTAATCCTATCTATTTATATTGGGGGGCTCGTGACGAAAGCCAACTTTATGCTTTGACTGAATTAGAGCAAGTAGCTGCGAAACATGAAAATGTTCATTTTATTCCAGTAGTTGAAGAAGCTGGCACAAACTGGCAAGGAAAAGTAGGTAATGTGCTGCAAGCAATAAGCTCTGATTTCGATTCTTTGGCAGATTTTGATATCTATATTGCCGGACGCTTTGAAATGGCTGGTGCTGCGAGAGAACAATTTACGCAAAATAAACAAGCGTTGAGTGAAAAGATGTTTGCGGATGCATACGCTTTTATATAA
- the gppA gene encoding guanosine-5'-triphosphate,3'-diphosphate diphosphatase: MSQTVSSPLYAAIDLGSNSFHMLVVRHVDGSVQTMAKIKRKVRLAAGLDDNNALSHEAMQRGWDCLSLFAERLQDIPHENIRIVGTATLRTATNINDFLVKANEILGHSIEVISGEEEAATIYKGVAHTSGGVGRRLVVDIGGASTEVIIGEGFEAKALTSLKMGCVTWLERHFKDRQLNSTNFNNAIDAAKKRLAPVLEQYTQLGWDVCVGASGTVQALQEIMLAQGMDEVITLAKLNRLKKQAMQSDHLEELEIEGLTLERALVFPSGLSILIAIFESLNIESMTLAGGALREGLVYDMMDNLRQDDIRSRTIHSVQIRYQIDQCYAQQVSDLASKLLTQCGGQDWISEPQAEMLLLTAAQLHEIGLSIDFKKGGEHNAYLLQNLDLPGFTRAQKHLLAELTRRYREQLTSLPEQHALSVTSSKRVLRLLRLAVLLSHRRCVELEPNIILTAEDDELTLSIDKQWLQANPLTRAELELEANRQTDMGWPLNIQANE; encoded by the coding sequence ATGAGCCAAACTGTTTCTTCACCGTTATATGCCGCGATTGATTTAGGCTCTAACAGCTTCCATATGCTGGTAGTGCGCCACGTCGACGGTAGCGTTCAAACCATGGCTAAGATTAAGCGTAAAGTGCGTCTTGCCGCCGGTTTAGATGACAATAACGCGTTAAGTCATGAAGCCATGCAACGCGGTTGGGATTGTTTAAGTTTGTTTGCTGAACGCTTACAAGACATCCCACACGAGAATATTCGTATCGTAGGTACTGCAACATTGCGTACAGCGACGAACATCAATGATTTCCTAGTGAAAGCGAATGAAATTCTAGGACATTCGATTGAAGTCATCTCAGGTGAAGAAGAGGCTGCCACTATCTATAAAGGTGTCGCTCACACCTCTGGAGGCGTTGGGCGTCGATTAGTGGTGGATATTGGCGGAGCCAGTACCGAAGTAATTATCGGTGAGGGCTTTGAAGCAAAAGCGTTAACCAGCTTAAAGATGGGATGTGTGACTTGGCTTGAACGTCATTTTAAAGATCGCCAGCTCAACAGCACCAACTTTAACAACGCAATAGATGCAGCGAAAAAACGCTTAGCTCCCGTGTTAGAACAATATACCCAGTTAGGCTGGGATGTGTGTGTGGGAGCAAGCGGCACTGTTCAAGCTCTGCAAGAGATCATGTTGGCTCAGGGGATGGACGAAGTCATCACTTTGGCAAAGTTAAATCGCCTTAAAAAGCAGGCAATGCAGTCTGATCATCTTGAAGAGCTTGAAATTGAAGGTCTAACTCTAGAGAGGGCATTAGTCTTCCCTAGTGGTTTATCGATTCTTATCGCTATTTTCGAATCGTTAAACATTGAATCTATGACTCTAGCTGGCGGCGCTTTGCGTGAAGGCCTGGTCTACGACATGATGGATAACTTGCGCCAAGACGACATTCGTTCGCGCACGATTCACAGTGTCCAGATTCGCTATCAGATAGACCAATGCTACGCACAACAAGTTTCTGATCTTGCCAGCAAACTGCTTACTCAGTGTGGTGGGCAAGATTGGATTTCTGAGCCACAAGCAGAGATGCTTCTGCTTACTGCTGCTCAGTTACATGAAATTGGTCTCTCTATCGATTTTAAAAAAGGCGGTGAGCATAACGCTTACCTGTTACAGAATCTTGATTTACCCGGGTTCACTCGTGCACAGAAGCACTTACTTGCTGAATTGACAAGACGCTACCGCGAACAGTTAACAAGCTTGCCTGAACAACATGCGTTGTCCGTAACCAGCAGTAAGCGAGTATTACGCCTATTACGTTTAGCTGTACTTCTGAGTCACCGTCGTTGCGTAGAGTTAGAACCGAATATAATTCTCACTGCCGAAGATGACGAATTGACGTTATCTATCGACAAACAGTGGCTACAAGCAAATCCATTAACACGCGCGGAACTTGAACTTGAAGCAAACCGTCAAACAGATATGGGTTGGCCGTTGAACATTCAAGCGAATGAATAA